In one Mycobacterium heckeshornense genomic region, the following are encoded:
- a CDS encoding ferredoxin, producing MSKVIVDPDRCTGHGRCYSLAPEVFDADECGHSVVRVADVSGALEDQAANAEQNCPEQAITLSR from the coding sequence ATGAGTAAAGTGATCGTCGATCCGGATCGCTGTACCGGACATGGACGCTGCTACAGCTTGGCCCCTGAGGTCTTCGACGCCGACGAGTGCGGGCATTCCGTCGTGCGCGTCGCCGACGTGTCGGGCGCGCTTGAGGACCAGGCCGCCAATGCGGAACAGAACTGCCCGGAGCAAGCGATCACGTTGTCTCGCTGA
- a CDS encoding cytochrome P450, which translates to MTSERNAQDYVDQAVMGLAEPQPMYKALRESCPVFRSPQAVVLSRLSDIEMALKHTELFSSNMDAVDLGNLRPLIPLQIDPPEHAKYRRILDPLFTPREMARREPEVTKLVNEMIDGFADRGECDFHAEFAVPLPCTVFLQLLGLPLEDLEKFLVWKDGVIRPEGVRGYDEHGKAAAPVAEQIYAYFERAIDDHIAHPRDDILSALIAARVEGQPLSREELLDICFLFLIAGLDTVTDSLDCFFVYLARHPEQRRLLVEQPDLLPSAIEELLRWETPVPGVARVAMQDVEVGGCPISKGERVSPLLGAANTDPAEFPDPEVVDFRRNPNRHRAFGAGPHRCLGSHLARMELRVALREFHRRIPDYEIPPGTELKYTAALRSVEALPLRFPVGTP; encoded by the coding sequence ATGACCTCAGAACGTAACGCGCAGGACTACGTCGACCAGGCGGTGATGGGCCTGGCGGAGCCGCAGCCGATGTACAAGGCGCTGCGCGAGTCGTGCCCGGTGTTCCGCTCCCCGCAGGCAGTGGTACTCAGCCGGCTCTCCGACATCGAGATGGCGCTCAAGCACACCGAGCTGTTCTCGTCAAATATGGACGCGGTCGATCTGGGTAATCTGCGGCCACTGATCCCGCTGCAGATCGATCCACCGGAGCACGCGAAATACCGGCGAATCCTTGATCCGCTGTTCACCCCGCGCGAGATGGCCCGGCGGGAACCGGAAGTCACCAAGCTGGTCAATGAGATGATCGACGGCTTCGCCGATCGCGGCGAGTGCGACTTTCACGCCGAGTTCGCGGTGCCGCTGCCGTGCACTGTCTTCCTGCAGCTGCTCGGCCTGCCACTGGAGGACCTCGAGAAATTCCTGGTGTGGAAGGACGGCGTGATCCGCCCGGAGGGGGTGCGCGGCTACGACGAGCACGGGAAGGCCGCCGCACCCGTGGCCGAACAAATCTACGCCTATTTCGAGCGCGCCATCGACGACCACATCGCCCATCCACGCGACGACATCCTGTCCGCGTTAATTGCCGCGCGCGTCGAAGGTCAGCCGCTCTCACGTGAGGAGCTGCTCGACATCTGCTTCTTGTTCCTCATCGCAGGGCTCGACACTGTCACCGATTCGCTGGACTGCTTTTTTGTTTACCTGGCGCGCCATCCCGAGCAGCGCCGGCTGCTCGTCGAGCAGCCCGACCTCCTTCCCAGCGCCATTGAAGAGCTATTGCGTTGGGAGACACCGGTTCCCGGAGTCGCTCGGGTCGCAATGCAGGACGTCGAAGTGGGCGGATGCCCGATCAGCAAGGGTGAACGGGTGAGCCCCCTGCTCGGTGCGGCCAATACCGACCCGGCCGAGTTCCCGGACCCGGAGGTCGTCGACTTTCGGCGTAACCCGAACCGGCACCGTGCATTCGGCGCGGGTCCGCACCGCTGCCTGGGATCGCACCTGGCCCGCATGGAGCTGCGGGTGGCGTTACGCGAATTCCACCGCCGCATCCCCGATTACGAGATTCCGCCCGGCACCGAACTCAAGTACACCGCCGCACTGCGGTCGGTGGAGGCGCTGCCGCTGAGGTTCCCGGTCGGGACCCCCTGA
- a CDS encoding 2OG-Fe(II) oxygenase produces MPSTRWHTRIDSADWGAIAAAVNDYGGALLPRLLTRAEAARLRTLYAGDDLFRATINMERRRYGAGEYRYFREPYPEPIEHLKNALYPRLLPIARDWWAKLRRDAPWPDTLEEWLDTCHAAGQTKPTALMLKYGPGDWNALHQDLYGDLVFPLQVVINLSDPATDYTGGEFLLVEQRPRAQSRGTATQLPQGHGYVFTTKDRPVQSTRGWSAAPVRHGLSVVRSGERYALGLIFHDAA; encoded by the coding sequence ATGCCCTCCACCCGGTGGCACACGCGCATCGACTCCGCCGACTGGGGAGCGATCGCCGCAGCCGTCAACGACTATGGCGGCGCGCTGCTCCCCCGGCTACTTACCCGCGCTGAGGCGGCTCGGCTGCGCACGCTCTACGCCGGCGACGATCTCTTCCGCGCCACCATAAACATGGAGCGGCGTCGCTACGGCGCCGGGGAATACCGGTACTTCCGCGAGCCCTACCCCGAGCCGATCGAGCACCTGAAGAACGCGCTGTATCCGCGGCTGTTGCCGATCGCCCGGGACTGGTGGGCCAAGCTGCGCAGAGACGCGCCCTGGCCGGACACTCTCGAGGAATGGCTGGACACCTGCCACGCCGCCGGCCAGACCAAGCCCACTGCTCTGATGCTCAAATACGGACCTGGCGATTGGAACGCCCTGCACCAAGACCTGTACGGAGACTTGGTTTTTCCGCTTCAGGTGGTGATCAATCTCAGCGATCCGGCCACCGACTACACCGGCGGCGAATTTTTGCTCGTCGAGCAGCGGCCGCGGGCGCAATCCCGCGGCACCGCAACACAGCTGCCGCAGGGGCACGGCTACGTGTTCACCACCAAAGACCGGCCGGTGCAGTCGACCCGCGGCTGGTCGGCGGCACCGGTGCGGCATGGCCTTTCCGTCGTGCGCTCCGGCGAGCGCTACGCCTTGGGACTGATCTTCCACGACGCCGCCTGA